In Panicum virgatum strain AP13 chromosome 4N, P.virgatum_v5, whole genome shotgun sequence, a single window of DNA contains:
- the LOC120671344 gene encoding uncharacterized protein LOC120671344 has product MGQNNHGVSTSTTAPTARGASQAAAPTTTRPKIRIIHIIAPEIIKTDVANFRDLVQRLTGKPACASTAAHMATTAPPVRKEEEEKKEEEATKKRPAPAALVTTERSDFAAQQEPAKKRKIKCEVKVEEGGFGDYYDLDRSDLWMDLNPGGFLSFLEEEADVFQGLAAADDFLLPLPLPLGSSRPLDLVGEMYAF; this is encoded by the coding sequence ATGGGGCAGAACAACCATGGCGTGAGCACGTCGACGACCGCGCCGACGGCGCGCGGAGCCTCgcaagcggcggcgccgaccACGACGCGGCCCAAGATAAGGATCATCCACATCATCGCGCCGGAGATCATCAAGACCGACGTCGCCAACTTCCGGGACCTCGTGCAGCGGCTCACCGGCAAGCCCGCGTGTGCCAGCACGGCGGCGCACATGGCGACGACAGCACCGCCGGTacggaaggaggaggaggagaagaaggaggaggaggcgaccaAGAAGAGGCCAGCGCCGGCTGCTTTGGTGACGACGGAGAGGAGTGATTTCGCGGCGCAGCAGGAGCCcgccaagaagaggaagatcaagTGCGAGGTGAAGGTGGAAGAAGGTGGCTTCGGCGACTACTACGACCTTGATCGCAGCGACCTGTGGATGGATCTCAACCCGGGAGGCTTCCTGAGCTTcctggaggaggaggccgacgtCTTCCAAGGCCTGGCTGCCGCTGATGACTTccttctccccctccccctccccctcggcTCGTCGAGGCCGCTGGATTTGGTTGGTGAAATGTACGCGTTTTGA
- the LOC120671136 gene encoding uncharacterized protein LOC120671136 — MAPPGSRRWAYVRVMSGTILGGTLGFYVMHRIETSYKARMEERLRRYEAHMLAKAREAQQLQDEAQREDKARLLPDS; from the exons ATGGCGCCGCCGGGGTCGCGGCGGTGGGCGTACGTGCGCGTGATGTCCGGCACCATCCTCGGCGGCACGCTCGGGTTCTACGTCATGCACCGCATCGAGACCTCCTACAAG GCGCggatggaggagaggctgcGGCGGTACGAGGCGCACATGCTCGCCAAGGCCAGGGAGGCGCAGCAGCTGCAGGACGAGGCGCAGCGGGAGGACAAGGCCCGGCTCCTGCCCGACTCGTGA